A window from Danio aesculapii chromosome 6, fDanAes4.1, whole genome shotgun sequence encodes these proteins:
- the tomm6 gene encoding mitochondrial import receptor subunit TOM6 homolog, translating into MSGKKSEGKSGGVTGWISSACRFAADRNDFRRNLLVNLGLFAAGVWVARNLSDFDLMSPQPVT; encoded by the exons ATGAGCGGAAAGAAATCGGAAGGAAAATCGGGAGGGGTCACGGGATGGATAAGCTCGGCTTGCCGTTTCGCCGCAGACCGAAATGATTTTAGGAG GAATCTCCTTGTGAACCTGGGCTTGTTTGCAGCGGGTGTTTGGGTCGCGAGAAACCTTTCAGATTTTGACTTGATGTCTCCTCAGCCGGTCACGTAG
- the LOC130230946 gene encoding ubiquinol-cytochrome-c reductase complex assembly factor 2 produces MSATRYRRFLKLCEEWPKDESKKGRDLGTFLRQRVASAFREGENTQISDPEKCDQMYESLARINSNVYKEKFPRAKDTSFTGVTVEECRLLLATGSMQQTDEEKKGLWKTLMERFSSKPEDGPPEKAEK; encoded by the exons ATGTCTGCCACCAGATACCGTCGATTTCTGAAGCTGTGCGAGGAATGGCCAAAAGACGAGTCTAAGAAAGGGAGAGATTTAGGGACGTTTTTACGCCAAAGAGTCGCTAGTGCTTTCCGGGAAGGCGAAAATACACAG ATTTCAGACCCAGAGAAATGTGATCAGATGTATGAAAGTCTGGCTCGCATCAACAGTAATGTGTACAAAGAGAAG TTTCCACGAGCAAAAGATACCAGTTTTACAGGTGTGACAGTGGAAGAGTGTCGATTGCTGTTGGCAACAG GAAGCATGCAGCAGACAGATGAGGAGAAGAAGGGATTGTGGAAGACCCTAATGGAGCGCTTCTCCTCCAAACCTGAAGACGGACCCCCTGAAAAAGCTGAGAAATAA
- the tspo gene encoding translocator protein — translation MWIPMLSLTALPHVGGIFGGIITRREVKTWYTTLNKPSWRPPNAAFPVVWTTLYTGMGYGSYLVWKELGGFTQDAMVPLGLYGLQLALNWAWTPIFFGAHKIQLALIELLLLSGTVAATMVSWYPISRTATLLMVPYMAWLCVATSLNYCVWRDNPEPKKED, via the exons ATGTGGATTCCTATGCTGAGCCTTACTGCCCTCCCTCACGTTGGTGGGATATTTGGAGGTATAATCACACGGCGGGAGGTGAAGACATGGTACACCACGCTTAATAAACCCTCATGGAGACCACCTAATGCTGCCTTCCCAGTGGTGTGGACCACCCTTTACACTGGCATGGG gtacGGTTCATACCTTGTGTGGAAAGAGCTTGGAGGCTTCACACAGGATGCAATGGTGCCATTGGGACTTTATGGGCTGCAGTTGGCACTTAACTGGGCCTGGACCCCCATCTTCTTCGGTGCACACAAAATTCAGCTG GCACTGATAGAGCTATTGTTGTTGAGCGGCACAGTGGCAGCCACAATGGTGTCCTGGTATCCCATCAGCCGCACTGCAACACTTCTGATGGTGCCATACATGGCTTGGCTGTGTGTCGCCACCAGCCTCAACTACTGTGTTTGGAGAGACAACCCAGAGCCCAAGAAAGAAGACTGA